The window gtttggGACGGCGGATTACGTGGAGTGCTCAAGAAATTTCCATAAACTATATCGATCTAATATGCCACtaactaaaaaagaaaatgaaactttGTACAAGGGGTTTATTAATGCGTTGAAAGAGTTTATTAAGGATCAAGATTTATTGTATGCTTTGGggatattatttttagatccTAATTTGAGGAGGCCCCCGAAAGATGTAGACAAATTTAGCGAAGTATCCTTTGTCACTGATCATAAAGTAAGCGGGGATACAATCGATCCGATTTTGCTAGAAAAAATGAGGCAAAACGCTGCCATTAAATTACAAtccttttttaaaatgatttgcgaacgaaaattatttcaattacatAAACAACAATCTCAAAAATCCAATAATGTTTatgagaaattaaaaaagatttataccGATTATTTTTCGGCCCAAAAAAGgcaaaatttttgtttgactATGTTAAGAAATTTCTATAtcaataatgatttattgaagtCTACGGAACTTTACGTTGATATATTAAAAGTCCTCGAATTTACCACGGTTACAggttatcaaaattaattaatttaattagattaatatattttttaatttaataggtACAACATTGGGGTATTCATGGACGTTCTTTACTCGgcaaaaatttaatgtaacaaGCGAGCAACCGATTCGAATCAGATACAGCTTTAGTTGCCAGTCGAAATCGtcgattttaaaagtttacaaCAACGACACTTTTGAGGAGATCCCGAAAAGTGTCGATATGCCATTAATaacttattacaaaaaaaatgaaaacggTTATACACTCCttagttatggattatgtgATGAGCCGGTTAAATTATCGTGGAAAATCTCGTTGATGTGCCTTAAAAGATCGACCCAAACGGTCGTATTAAACGAAGACGTCCCAACTTTAATTActttatgtcaaatttatcgcccaaacgttaaaaatattatacttCGTTGCATTTTGGAAGTTTATCAAAACACCTATATCACAGTTCGATTAGCAACATCCGGGAAATACTCGGATATCACTTTAACTTTGTACGATGAGAACAAAAAGTTGGTGAATAAAATAAGAGgaatacaaaatattattttacctTTAACGAGAATCGGAGAAGGCATGAAATCGCCGAGTTTAGAGGCAattgttaaagataaaaagaCGCGAACCTCTACAgccaaattaaaacaaaacgtaTCGAAATTAACCCTTCGTCTGTAAACGGTTTTCTAGCACCTTCCGTCTGTAAAGGTGGGTCTTTCGGGTCCGGCCGTTTTTTCATCCTGTTAATgcacttaaaaaattttataaacaattcatGATAATGTTCGAAACCTTCAACTTGATAAATCAATcataaaattatcgaaaaatttatttttgcatacatatttttttatacaaatgaagaaattcagTTAATAAGAgtaatttactaaaaaaatcataacttttgaaaaagtaagatatcgaaatttttgaaaagaaaattgataatgaaaataatgctaatttttacaaaaaaatattttcttttatttatttaatattaagtgCTTAAGTTTGTACAGATAAAATagacaataaaataaacgttaggaattagtattattttatttgttctaattttaatgtatttatttattaagtatatcagtattttttatcaaaaaactattaaagcaTATTAACCaaacattaaacaaaattattacttcttaagtaaaaaaaactattgTACACAATGAGCACAACAAACGCAACGATGTTCCTCACAGACAGGTTTTTGACACTTTATGCAGCAATACCCcgtttttttatctttatcgcTTTTACAAAAATGACATCTCTTTCTCTTCGTTAGTTTatctgtttttaagattggaTTGTCAAACTCATTCAAACCTAAAATCTCTATGATGCCATTGACTATGGATTTGTGCATTCCGTTCGTCGTTAAGCGATCTTGTAAATGTGGTTTTATAAGTGCAAGAGAcagttcttttaaaaactctcttttatttttattttcattttcaggtaaaaaattatatagaaTGCACCCATTAACACTGGCCTGATCCAACATGCCCAAAAAAAAGCGCATTGGCCAGCGGCTGGTTGTACGGGTGCAGGAATAATTTCCACAAAGCTGGTCAAAGACATCTGTACcacatttgtttttattataaaattctaTAATTTCCGGCTTTCCATTATTTTCACACGCTTTTCCGGTTTTATGCATTGACGACAACAacaaaacaactttatttttctttgggCAATACGAGAGTAAAATGTTCTGCCCGTCGTAACCATACCTTGCAGCGCCGATCgaaacatttcttttgaatGATTCCGGAATTTGACGCTTATTTTTTCTAAGTGTGCCTACCattgatatattaaaattttttttcattttgttacaAATCTCAACTGAAGTGAACCAATTATCGCACGTAATATTTCTATGGGTGTTATGAATTGGTTCACTCAATTTACGCACGTAATAGGAAGGAACACTCTCACCTTGTTCTGTCTGTACTTTTCCAGTGTACGGTATGGCATTGTacatataaaaagtttttgcgTCATTCATGGAAACTATTTTGATTCCATACCGCGCCggttttgattttatataaacacgTCCCGAAAAACGTCCACGAAACCCTAATAACTGTTCGTCAATAGTTAAAAACTGGCTCGGAGTATAGTTATTTTGGCAGTTCTGTATAAAAATATCCCAAATTTGACGAATTGGTGCTAGTGCGTCTTCAAGGCGTCTTGCAGATCGTGTAGCCTTGTCATCAAATCGAAGCCGACAACTAATAAATTCGAATCGTCTTTGTGACATTGTCGCTTTATGCAGTTTTGATCCAAACTCGCGCGACCAGATCTCCGTTAAATTTACACGATTATTGTTTTGCATGCCGCCAAAATATAGGAGACCTATAAATGCCTTCAACTCGTTTAAAGTAATTGGTTGGAACGATGCACAATCATTGTTGTCCTGTATAAATCGCTCGATTTCGGCGTTAGTATATTtcaaaacaatgtttaaaatgtcCTGAGTGAATAATGTGCTCCAAATTTCTAGAATTGTACGTGATCTTGCAGCCGCACCAATGACTTTAGGCAAAATGATAGTAATATTTGACCTACGGCCTCGAGATTCTGGCGTAGTGAGACACCATTGATGCTTATCCTTCCCGTAAACAAATTTTCGACGTCTGCTTCCTTCTACAGTCTCTGGCTCATCCTCAACTACACTTTCGTCTTCTTCCGATTGTTTATCTGAAACATGACTTTCACTATCATCACTGTCAGCCTCTTCAACATTATCGATTTCTTCTTCACTGTCTTCGCCtccaaaataagaaattattggACGTTGGCGAAGTACGCGCGCTACGTCGTCAGCCGATCGTTGTGCCATTTTGAGTTATAGCACtgagaaaaatttgtttgattgtttttttttgtagtcaaAAAAGAACGTCaatgcaaaaaataaatttttcgataCTGCTTTAAAAGTTGACGTTTACACAGTACTTAGCAACTGTCAAAACAATTGTTTTTTGTCCACAGCACGCTACGTCCTATATGTAAAAGACTTTTACGTCCAGCTACAATAATCAAAGAATTTGATACTGAATAAATTACAAACgcaaaataattaacattttattgttttatcatttcatatttaaatgcaaatttataataGTATATTTGTGACATTTAAAATTCGCTATCGCTCGCAATAGCGCTCGTTCTCGAAtgtaaaagtttcatttcactatcttatatcaaaaataaaaattttcactttcCTGCGAGATCAGTATACGCCGGCTGTAAACCTGGGTCTTTTGTGTTCGCTACAGATTTAACCTGTTAACAACAACTGTACAACAgaaaatgaaaactttaacCTTGTGCGTTCATCACCTATCACACATTACCTTTTTTTAGGTGGGGGTCCGAACTATGTCTATTCACTTCTTAGAAAATTATTTGCCTAAACAGTTGTAGCTCGGACACGAAATACCCAGGTTTACAGACGAAGGGTTAAAATCAATCCCAACTTTTTCAACGGAGgaatcaaaacaattttttattgaagcAACGGTCGAACCTAACACTTGGCCCTTAACGGCGTCTGAGTGGCTCACAACGaaattagaaagtaaaaagTACTTATTATTCCCGACCGATATAACAATTTCGGATAGCagtctttataaaaatttaaaaaccgCTTCGGTTATGTTAAAATCGGAATCGACCAAACTAACTCCTTATTGGCAATTAACCGTTATTCATGGTTCGAAAGATTCGGTGATTTTACGCGAAGATTTAACCCGGAGGGAGGAAATAAACGCGATTAAAAACGCTTGGTACGAAAACGACCCCGATAGAAGGTTAAGATCGATCGAACTCCGAGAGAATTATCTGCATAGTATTTGCGAAAAAGCCGCCGATTATTGCAATGAATCGAAAGAAGTTGAAGTTGGAATTATTTCCGAACACAGCGTCGCTTCAGAtgttttattacataaatGGATACCCGAAACTTTAATGTTACCGAGATTTGCGCTTTGTGATTATTATTCACGAGAAGAATATGAAGAACCtatgtaaataattaattaatttatttcatttagaattaaattttctaattctaaACGAGAATAGCTAAGTGTGGATAGCTTTGTGTGCATTAAAGTTATTCATTCAAACattctattaaattatttccagATATCCAAAATTAGATGAATGGGAAATTCATGTCGAGGAACAAGTTGATAAAGAATCCTTGGAAGCTGCGGAATTATTTGCGGAATGTAACGATAGAATGGAGTACATCATGGAGACGCAAGTGGAAGTTTGTGCGCACATTAGAGATTGGTATAACggtaagttatttaaaaaaaaattccaaatattaacattattttaaaagaatgtcGAGATGATTCATccgaaatgattaaaaaagcTTACGATGCACGACAAAGGTACCTAAATGTTTTAATGGCGCTTATGGGTGGTGGTGCAACTGATGatgcaaaagaaaaaaagaaaggcggaaaaaagaaataattttttctcttttttgatCGTTAAactgt of the Onthophagus taurus isolate NC chromosome 10, IU_Otau_3.0, whole genome shotgun sequence genome contains:
- the LOC139431490 gene encoding piggyBac transposable element-derived protein 4-like; the protein is MAQRSADDVARVLRQRPIISYFGGEDSEEEIDNVEEADSDDSESHVSDKQSEEDESVVEDEPETVEGSRRRKFVYGKDKHQWCLTTPESRGRRSNITIILPKVIGAAARSRTILEIWSTLFTQDILNIVLKYTNAEIERFIQDNNDCASFQPITLNELKAFIGLLYFGGMQNNNRVNLTEIWSREFGSKLHKATMSQRRFEFISCRLRFDDKATRSARRLEDALAPIRQIWDIFIQNCQNNYTPSQFLTIDEQLLGFRGRFSGRVYIKSKPARYGIKIVSMNDAKTFYMYNAIPYTGKVQTEQGESVPSYYVRKLSEPIHNTHRNITCDNWFTSVEICNKMKKNFNISMVGTLRKNKRQIPESFKRNVSIGAARYGYDGQNILLSYCPKKNKVVLLLSSMHKTGKACENNGKPEIIEFYNKNKCGTDVFDQLCGNYSCTRTTSRWPMRFFLGMLDQASVNGCILYNFLPENENKNKREFLKELSLALIKPHLQDRLTTNGMHKSIVNGIIEILGLNEFDNPILKTDKLTKRKRCHFCKSDKDKKTGYCCIKCQKPVCEEHRCVCCAHCVQ
- the LOC139431491 gene encoding uncharacterized protein, whose amino-acid sequence is MKTLTLFTDEGLKSIPTFSTEESKQFFIEATVEPNTWPLTASEWLTTKLESKKYLLFPTDITISDSSLYKNLKTASVMLKSESTKLTPYWQLTVIHGSKDSVILREDLTRREEINAIKNAWYENDPDRRLRSIELRENYLHSICEKAADYCNESKEVEVGIISEHSVASDVLLHKWIPETLMLPRFALCDYYSREEYEEPIYPKLDEWEIHVEEQVDKESLEAAELFAECNDRMEYIMETQVEVCAHIRDWYNECRDDSSEMIKKAYDARQRYLNVLMALMGGGATDDAKEKKKGGKKK